In the genome of Alphaproteobacteria bacterium, one region contains:
- a CDS encoding histidine phosphatase family protein → MMRLSLVRHAEAAATAAGSSDRHRVLTETGRLDAAALGKFLAREEQVPDQILCSDAVRTVDTAHRILNGAGESRPVVVLDALYHADPDAVLALIRENGAETTRHLMVVGHNPTIGALAAWLAQQSGQTRDIGQHQFAPATCAQFAVQALEWESFDPSHATFRRQIVASDYREA, encoded by the coding sequence ATGATGCGTCTGAGTTTGGTACGACACGCCGAAGCGGCCGCCACCGCGGCCGGCAGTTCGGACCGGCATCGGGTTCTGACCGAAACCGGTCGCCTCGATGCCGCTGCCCTGGGCAAGTTTCTGGCCCGGGAGGAGCAGGTGCCGGACCAGATCCTGTGTTCCGACGCCGTGCGCACCGTCGATACGGCGCATAGGATCCTGAACGGGGCCGGCGAATCCCGGCCGGTCGTGGTCCTGGATGCGCTTTATCACGCCGACCCGGATGCGGTGCTGGCCTTGATCCGGGAAAACGGGGCGGAAACGACGCGGCACCTGATGGTTGTGGGCCACAATCCGACCATCGGCGCGCTCGCGGCGTGGCTGGCCCAGCAGTCCGGGCAAACCCGGGACATCGGTCAGCACCAGTTCGCGCCGGCCACCTGCGCCCAGTTTGCGGTGCAGGCGCTGGAATGGGAAAGTTTCGATCCCTCGCACGCCACCTTCCGCCGGCAGATCGTCGCTTCGGACTATCGCGAGGCCTGA
- a CDS encoding LLM class flavin-dependent oxidoreductase — MRVFYFSEMAYDPAWDKAMAHGSMRVNFANRNFDPETGHRMLNRYLDEFRLCDEVGIDIMVNEHHSTATCLTVSAPMALAVIARETQRCRLLSLGSPIANRPDPVRVAEEMAWLDVLSGGRLEMGLVKGAPYEIAPANSQPARLMDRYWEAHDLILKALATTDGPFNWEGEYYQYRHVNIWPRPLQQPTPPVWMTGLSESTGRAAAERGHVVATLLSGAVAKPMFQAYRDRARDLGWEAGPDRLAYAAVIGVGNTSAEGRRRADEIAGYVRTSPVVYEPFRNPPGYNTIGANVFAMKHPDKMAFVRTRDGKPVDHLTATVDDFMAADTVFAGTPDEVFDQIKSFYDWCGGFGNLLFFGQGGTLNHADTCDNIRLFAKEVFPRLQDLTAGHPASTAPPLTIAAE, encoded by the coding sequence ATGCGCGTCTTCTACTTCTCCGAAATGGCCTATGACCCCGCCTGGGACAAGGCGATGGCGCACGGCTCCATGCGGGTCAACTTCGCCAACAGGAATTTCGATCCCGAAACCGGCCACCGCATGCTGAACCGCTATCTGGACGAGTTCCGGCTCTGCGACGAGGTCGGCATCGACATCATGGTGAACGAGCACCACTCGACCGCCACCTGCCTCACCGTCTCCGCGCCCATGGCCCTGGCGGTAATCGCGCGCGAGACCCAGCGCTGTCGCTTGCTCTCGCTGGGCTCCCCCATCGCCAACCGGCCCGACCCGGTGCGCGTTGCCGAGGAAATGGCCTGGCTCGACGTGCTCTCCGGCGGCCGGCTGGAAATGGGGTTGGTCAAGGGCGCGCCCTACGAGATCGCGCCCGCCAACTCGCAGCCGGCCCGGCTGATGGACCGCTATTGGGAGGCGCACGACCTGATCCTGAAGGCGCTGGCCACCACCGACGGCCCGTTCAACTGGGAGGGCGAGTATTATCAGTACCGCCACGTCAACATCTGGCCGCGGCCGTTGCAGCAGCCGACGCCGCCGGTCTGGATGACCGGCCTCTCCGAAAGCACCGGCCGGGCCGCGGCGGAGCGGGGGCATGTGGTGGCGACGCTGCTCTCCGGCGCCGTCGCCAAGCCCATGTTCCAGGCCTATCGCGACCGCGCCCGCGACCTCGGCTGGGAGGCCGGGCCGGATCGGCTGGCCTATGCCGCCGTCATCGGCGTCGGCAATACCAGCGCGGAAGGCCGGCGCCGGGCGGACGAGATCGCGGGCTATGTCCGCACCTCGCCGGTGGTCTACGAGCCCTTCCGCAACCCGCCCGGCTACAACACCATCGGCGCCAACGTGTTTGCGATGAAGCACCCGGACAAAATGGCGTTCGTGCGCACCCGCGACGGCAAGCCGGTCGATCACCTGACCGCAACGGTCGACGACTTCATGGCCGCCGACACCGTCTTCGCCGGGACGCCGGACGAGGTGTTCGACCAGATCAAGAGCTTCTACGACTGGTGCGGCGGCTTCGGCAATCTGCTGTTCTTCGGCCAGGGCGGCACGCTGAACCACGCAGACACCTGCGACAACATCCGCCTGTTCGCCAAGGAGGTGTTCCCGCGCCTGCAGGACCTTACCGCCGGCCACCCCGCCTCCACCGCCCCGCCGCTGACCATCGCGGCGGAATAG
- a CDS encoding SLC13 family permease, with the protein MFAPVAILVLLTVLLAAFVSGRWRFDVLALLGLGAGVVLGLVPDDRAFVGFSHPAVVTVAAVLVLSRGLSVSGATDLIARRLLPRREGAGQIAALGFIGAAFSSVMNNVGALALLLPVASGSSLPPGRIMMPLAFTTILGGMITLIGTPPNLIVAAVRGDAGGEPFGMFAFLPVGLTVAAAGTLFIALIGWRLVPNRGRAHAAGRDAFEMEDYLAEVRVAESSLAIDKTIAQLDPLIADLDVKIIGLIRSGRRVPAVPRLERLEAGDILMIEALPRDLQPFVRKLRLEPVDPGAPMTPLLQSEDVGLVEAIVTPGSKLESRTALSARLQRQYGVNLLAVSRQGRPYRGRLRAFRFEAGDVLLLQGEADRLHDVVGSLGCLPLAERGLKPPPRSKEQSLAALGCFLGGIALAASGLFSVAVSLAAGATMLLVLRVLHMRQAYEAIDWPVIVLLSALIPLGEALQTSGAATMIADLLLRLTDGQAPWFVLALLMGATCALTNVLNNAATAVVMAPLAVDLARALEANPDSFLMGVAISASCAFLTPIGHQNNALVMGPGGYKFADYWRLGLPLSVLVLTVGLLMILWIWPL; encoded by the coding sequence ATGTTCGCACCTGTCGCCATTCTGGTCTTGCTAACCGTGCTGCTGGCAGCCTTCGTCTCGGGCCGCTGGCGCTTCGACGTGCTGGCGCTGCTGGGGCTGGGGGCGGGTGTGGTGCTGGGCCTCGTGCCGGACGACCGCGCCTTTGTCGGTTTCAGCCACCCGGCGGTGGTCACGGTCGCGGCGGTGCTGGTGCTGAGCCGCGGCCTCTCCGTCTCCGGCGCGACCGACCTGATCGCCCGTCGCCTGCTGCCCCGCCGGGAAGGGGCCGGGCAGATCGCGGCGCTGGGCTTTATCGGGGCGGCCTTTTCCAGCGTCATGAACAATGTCGGCGCGCTGGCGCTGCTGTTGCCGGTGGCGTCCGGCAGCAGCCTGCCGCCCGGCCGGATCATGATGCCGCTGGCCTTCACCACCATTCTGGGCGGCATGATCACGCTGATCGGCACGCCGCCCAACCTGATCGTCGCGGCCGTGCGCGGCGATGCCGGCGGCGAACCGTTCGGCATGTTCGCCTTCCTGCCGGTGGGCCTGACCGTGGCCGCCGCGGGCACGCTGTTCATCGCCCTGATCGGCTGGCGGCTGGTCCCCAACCGCGGCCGCGCCCATGCCGCGGGCCGCGATGCCTTTGAGATGGAGGACTATCTGGCGGAAGTCCGGGTGGCGGAGAGCAGCCTCGCGATCGACAAGACCATCGCCCAGCTCGACCCGCTGATTGCCGATCTCGACGTCAAGATCATCGGCCTGATTCGCAGCGGCCGACGGGTGCCGGCGGTGCCGCGTCTGGAGCGGTTGGAGGCCGGCGACATCCTGATGATCGAGGCCTTGCCCCGCGACCTGCAACCCTTTGTCCGCAAGCTGCGGCTGGAGCCGGTCGACCCCGGCGCGCCGATGACGCCGCTCCTGCAATCGGAGGATGTCGGCCTGGTCGAGGCCATTGTCACGCCGGGTTCGAAGCTGGAAAGCCGCACGGCGCTCTCCGCCCGGCTGCAACGGCAATACGGCGTCAACCTGCTGGCGGTGTCGCGCCAGGGCCGGCCGTATCGCGGCCGCCTGCGCGCCTTCCGCTTCGAGGCCGGCGACGTGCTGCTGTTGCAGGGCGAGGCGGACCGCCTGCACGACGTGGTCGGCTCGCTCGGCTGCCTGCCGCTGGCCGAGCGCGGTCTGAAGCCGCCGCCGCGCAGCAAGGAACAGAGCCTGGCCGCCCTCGGCTGTTTCCTCGGCGGCATCGCCCTGGCGGCGAGCGGCCTGTTCTCGGTCGCCGTGTCGCTGGCGGCCGGCGCCACGATGCTGCTGGTGCTGCGCGTCCTGCACATGCGCCAGGCCTATGAGGCGATCGACTGGCCGGTGATCGTGTTGTTGAGCGCGCTGATCCCGCTTGGCGAGGCGTTGCAGACCTCCGGGGCAGCCACCATGATCGCCGACCTGTTGCTGCGGCTGACCGACGGTCAGGCGCCCTGGTTCGTGCTGGCGCTGTTGATGGGCGCGACCTGCGCGCTGACCAATGTGCTGAACAACGCCGCGACCGCGGTCGTGATGGCGCCGCTGGCGGTGGACCTGGCCCGCGCGCTGGAGGCGAACCCGGATTCGTTCCTGATGGGCGTCGCCATCAGCGCGTCCTGTGCCTTCCTGACGCCCATCGGCCACCAGAACAACGCCCTGGTGATGGGACCGGGCGGCTACAAGTTCGCCGACTACTGGCGCCTGGGCTTGCCGCTGTCGGTGCTGGTGCTGACGGTGGGCCTGCTGATGATCCTGTGGATCTGGCCGCTTTGA
- a CDS encoding alpha/beta hydrolase, which translates to MSESVTIAGVDLRVVERGSGRPLLFLHSGEGLEPQRPWLDALARHYRVIAPNHPGWGGSALPAWMSGVDDLAYLYLDLAAAFEMRDAVIVGNSFGGWVAAEVLVRDASRFGAAVLASPFGCKFGGRTTREIADTHAMDHAKAMAAAWADPARGAVDLTAKPEAELAQIAQGREALALFGWKPYMHNPRLKNWLHRIATPTLLLRGERDGVVGQAYLQNWADRLPNPRLEAIADAGHYPQWEQPEAFAARIAAFAKP; encoded by the coding sequence ATGTCTGAATCCGTCACGATCGCCGGTGTCGACCTGCGGGTCGTCGAGCGCGGCAGCGGGCGCCCGCTGCTGTTCCTGCACAGTGGCGAAGGGCTTGAGCCCCAGAGGCCCTGGCTGGACGCGCTGGCCCGGCATTATCGCGTCATCGCACCGAACCATCCGGGCTGGGGCGGCTCCGCCCTGCCGGCCTGGATGTCGGGCGTCGACGATCTCGCCTATCTCTATCTCGATCTGGCCGCGGCCTTTGAGATGCGGGACGCGGTGATCGTCGGCAATTCCTTCGGCGGCTGGGTGGCGGCGGAGGTGCTGGTGCGCGACGCCTCCCGCTTCGGCGCCGCGGTGCTGGCCTCCCCCTTCGGCTGCAAGTTCGGCGGCCGCACGACGCGCGAGATCGCCGACACGCACGCCATGGACCATGCCAAGGCCATGGCCGCCGCCTGGGCCGATCCGGCCCGCGGCGCCGTCGACCTCACCGCCAAGCCGGAGGCCGAACTGGCGCAGATCGCCCAGGGCAGGGAGGCGTTGGCCCTGTTCGGCTGGAAGCCCTACATGCACAACCCGCGCCTGAAGAACTGGCTGCACCGCATCGCCACGCCGACCCTGTTGCTGCGCGGCGAGCGGGACGGCGTTGTCGGCCAGGCTTACCTGCAGAACTGGGCCGACCGGCTGCCGAACCCTCGGCTGGAGGCGATTGCCGACGCCGGCCACTACCCGCAATGGGAACAGCCGGAGGCGTTCGCGGCCCGCATCGCCGCCTTCGCCAAGCCCTGA
- a CDS encoding LLM class flavin-dependent oxidoreductase: MKPLEFGWFLPTSGDTQAYGVEEETVPTSPEHLLKVVAAVEAARFDYMLIPVARYCWEAYISGAFAAANSSRVAPLIAARPGYMNPVLLAKMIATFDQFSGGRICVNLIAGQADQEIRSEGISLAKEDRYAIMEEEVSILKALWTSDEPLHFKGRFHDLQGALCIPKPLQKPYPKFYLGGGSEEAWNLSAKHSDVHLFWGDLPERIEANIADIRQRAAAYGREDAIGFGMRLQIICRETEDEALAAADKLIHAISEDAREELKRYTATSKANHRVQELVSEKGLWIAPHLWSGLTRFRPGAGIGVVGNPEQVAGTLQQFIDAGCHSFCLSGYLHNEEAERFGKWVRPLLEAQNPGRFIAHHPDLREPAKQPVRKKAHIY, translated from the coding sequence ATGAAACCGCTCGAATTCGGATGGTTCCTGCCAACCAGCGGCGATACCCAGGCCTATGGAGTCGAAGAGGAAACCGTCCCGACCAGCCCGGAACACCTGCTGAAAGTGGTCGCGGCGGTCGAGGCCGCGCGGTTCGACTACATGCTGATCCCCGTCGCCCGCTATTGCTGGGAGGCCTATATCTCCGGCGCCTTCGCCGCGGCGAACAGTTCGCGGGTCGCGCCCCTGATCGCCGCCCGGCCGGGCTATATGAACCCGGTGCTGCTGGCCAAGATGATCGCCACCTTCGACCAGTTCTCCGGCGGCCGCATCTGTGTGAACCTGATTGCGGGCCAGGCCGACCAGGAAATCCGTTCGGAAGGCATCAGCCTCGCCAAGGAAGATCGCTATGCGATCATGGAGGAAGAAGTTTCGATCCTGAAGGCGCTCTGGACTTCGGACGAGCCGCTACATTTCAAGGGCCGCTTCCACGACCTGCAAGGGGCGCTCTGCATTCCGAAGCCGCTACAGAAGCCCTATCCGAAATTCTATCTGGGCGGTGGCTCCGAGGAAGCCTGGAACCTGTCGGCCAAGCATTCGGACGTGCACCTGTTCTGGGGCGACCTGCCGGAGCGGATCGAAGCCAACATCGCCGATATCCGCCAGCGCGCCGCTGCCTATGGCCGCGAGGACGCCATCGGCTTCGGCATGCGCCTGCAAATCATCTGCCGCGAGACCGAGGACGAGGCCCTGGCCGCCGCGGACAAGCTGATCCACGCCATCTCCGAGGACGCGCGGGAGGAGTTGAAGCGCTACACCGCGACCTCCAAGGCCAACCACCGGGTGCAGGAACTGGTATCGGAAAAGGGCTTGTGGATCGCCCCGCATCTCTGGAGCGGCCTGACCCGTTTCCGCCCCGGCGCCGGCATCGGCGTTGTCGGCAATCCGGAGCAGGTGGCCGGGACGCTGCAACAGTTCATCGACGCTGGCTGCCACTCCTTCTGCCTGTCCGGCTATCTCCACAATGAGGAAGCGGAGCGCTTCGGCAAATGGGTGCGCCCGCTGCTGGAAGCGCAAAACCCCGGCCGCTTCATCGCGCATCACCCCGACCTGCGAGAGCCGGCAAAACAGCCGGTGCGGAAAAAGGCGCACATCTACTAG
- a CDS encoding methyltransferase domain-containing protein, with translation MRHPSKRPTAAGPVAPPAAAVQAMRAAVAAHRAGRLPEAIQAYRAAARAAPQLVEAHYNLGIALKAAGQSGAAEKALREAVRLRPDYGRAHAALADLYERGGDAAKALRQWLAAHRALPDDAGVLGGLVRGLGSMRFAAADPSLGATLERLLRRDDVEGQRLVGAGLSLLALDPAVRAALATGEPGRLPGSAPPLLLALLERTIVAERQWERVLTRLRAALLADFRSLDDPRAPLVRALAAQMLATDYAYAVSEAEAATVAGLSTDGADLSADLVRRALYVPLGSDAVGTEAPPDWTAFVERHIRRPAAERTAAAAIPSLTDVEDAVSQAVQAQYTALPYPRWLATRATEPRPRLAVLRAILPEAARPAGLRDPKPLRVLVAGCGTGKHAVDVATRFADADVLAIDLSRPSLGYARAQAERLGIANVRFAQADILRLGEIRERFDHIEAMGVLHHLGEPLAGWRVLAELLTAGGTMRVGLYARRGRAAIQTAQRLAADFGTDADGLRALRQAILALPPDHPAAAVAEELDFYTLNGVRDALAHAQEHDFTPRELQALLADLKFAFLGFETVSQEPQRLYRTAFPDDPTLADLANWDALEQQHPSLFHHMYQFWCRKP, from the coding sequence ATGCGCCATCCGTCCAAACGACCAACCGCCGCCGGCCCCGTCGCGCCACCTGCCGCGGCCGTGCAGGCGATGCGGGCGGCGGTCGCCGCGCACCGGGCCGGACGGCTGCCGGAAGCCATCCAGGCCTATCGCGCGGCCGCGCGCGCGGCGCCCCAACTGGTGGAGGCGCATTACAATCTGGGCATTGCGCTGAAAGCCGCCGGCCAGTCGGGAGCGGCGGAAAAGGCGCTGCGTGAAGCCGTGCGTCTGCGGCCGGATTACGGCCGGGCGCACGCGGCGCTGGCCGATCTCTATGAGCGCGGCGGCGATGCCGCCAAGGCCTTGCGCCAATGGCTGGCGGCCCACCGCGCGCTGCCGGACGATGCCGGCGTGCTGGGTGGGCTGGTGCGCGGGCTGGGGAGCATGCGGTTCGCCGCCGCCGACCCGTCGCTGGGCGCCACCCTGGAGCGCCTGCTGCGCCGCGACGATGTGGAAGGCCAGCGGCTGGTCGGCGCCGGGCTCAGCCTGCTGGCGCTCGACCCGGCCGTGCGCGCGGCACTGGCGACCGGCGAGCCGGGCCGCCTGCCCGGCTCCGCTCCGCCGCTGCTGCTGGCGCTGCTGGAGCGAACCATTGTCGCCGAGCGGCAGTGGGAGCGGGTGCTGACGCGGCTGCGTGCCGCCCTGCTTGCGGACTTCCGGTCCCTGGACGATCCGCGCGCCCCCCTGGTGCGAGCGCTGGCGGCACAGATGCTGGCGACCGATTATGCCTATGCGGTGAGCGAGGCGGAGGCCGCGACGGTGGCGGGCCTGTCGACCGATGGCGCGGACCTCAGTGCCGACCTGGTGCGCCGGGCGCTGTATGTGCCGCTGGGATCGGACGCGGTCGGAACGGAGGCTCCGCCGGACTGGACGGCGTTCGTCGAGCGCCACATCCGGCGACCCGCGGCCGAGCGGACCGCCGCGGCCGCAATACCGTCGCTGACCGATGTGGAGGATGCGGTTTCGCAGGCGGTGCAGGCGCAGTACACCGCCCTGCCCTACCCGCGCTGGCTCGCGACCCGCGCGACCGAGCCCCGCCCGCGCCTGGCCGTGTTGCGGGCGATCCTGCCGGAAGCGGCCCGCCCGGCCGGCTTGCGCGATCCGAAGCCGCTGCGGGTGCTGGTGGCCGGTTGCGGCACCGGCAAGCATGCGGTGGATGTCGCGACGCGGTTTGCCGACGCCGACGTGCTGGCCATCGACCTTTCGCGCCCGTCGCTCGGCTATGCCCGGGCGCAGGCGGAGCGGCTCGGCATCGCCAATGTGCGCTTCGCCCAGGCGGATATCCTGCGACTGGGCGAGATTCGCGAACGGTTCGACCATATCGAGGCCATGGGTGTGCTGCACCATCTGGGCGAGCCGCTGGCCGGCTGGCGGGTGCTGGCGGAATTGCTGACCGCCGGCGGCACCATGCGGGTCGGCCTTTATGCCCGGCGCGGGCGGGCGGCGATCCAGACGGCGCAACGGCTCGCTGCCGACTTCGGCACCGATGCGGACGGGCTGCGGGCGTTGCGCCAGGCCATTCTGGCCTTGCCGCCGGATCATCCGGCCGCGGCGGTTGCGGAAGAACTGGACTTTTACACCCTGAACGGCGTGCGCGACGCGCTGGCCCATGCGCAGGAACACGACTTCACGCCGCGGGAGTTGCAGGCCCTGCTCGCGGACCTGAAGTTCGCCTTTCTGGGCTTCGAGACCGTGTCGCAGGAGCCGCAAAGGCTCTACCGCACCGCCTTCCCGGACGATCCGACCCTGGCCGACCTCGCCAACTGGGACGCGTTGGAACAACAACACCCCAGCCTGTTCCACCACATGTACCAGTTCTGGTGTCGCAAGCCCTGA
- a CDS encoding MBL fold metallo-hydrolase has protein sequence MLAFQARDLPPPEEAGNVELAFFGSSAFRVTAPSGLTLMLDPWRNHPARQWDWYFHDFPLTAVDIGVSTHAHFDHDALHRLDASTLLDRPIGEFRFGDVRVTGIADKHAIDFSQAPYDAGKLMLDLHGIDVRPPNNPRSWDHCLVLVETGGLRILHWGDNRPDPPESVWQALGRIDVLLMPIDESRHVMGWDAAERVIDRLQPKVVIPHHYYIWNVVQRQSTLQPARSWVATQADVWEPDGPAVTLSPDTLGDTTRVIHFGDHVAFDVEAWFGGGGED, from the coding sequence ATGCTGGCGTTTCAGGCGCGGGACCTGCCGCCGCCGGAGGAGGCGGGAAATGTGGAACTCGCCTTTTTCGGCTCGTCGGCGTTTCGCGTCACGGCGCCCTCCGGCCTGACACTGATGCTCGATCCCTGGCGCAATCATCCGGCGCGCCAATGGGACTGGTATTTTCACGACTTCCCGCTGACCGCGGTCGATATCGGCGTCTCCACTCACGCCCATTTCGATCATGACGCGCTGCATCGCCTGGATGCCAGCACGCTGCTCGACCGACCCATCGGCGAGTTTCGGTTCGGCGATGTGCGCGTCACCGGCATTGCCGACAAACACGCCATCGATTTCAGCCAGGCGCCCTACGATGCCGGCAAGCTGATGCTGGACCTGCACGGCATCGACGTGCGCCCGCCGAACAATCCGCGCTCGTGGGATCATTGCCTGGTGCTGGTAGAGACAGGCGGCCTGCGCATCCTGCACTGGGGCGACAACCGGCCGGACCCGCCGGAATCGGTCTGGCAGGCGCTCGGCCGTATCGACGTGCTGCTGATGCCCATCGACGAGTCCCGGCATGTCATGGGTTGGGATGCCGCCGAACGCGTCATCGACCGGTTGCAGCCAAAGGTCGTCATTCCGCACCACTACTATATCTGGAACGTGGTGCAGCGGCAGAGCACGTTGCAACCGGCCCGAAGCTGGGTCGCGACCCAGGCCGATGTCTGGGAGCCGGACGGCCCCGCGGTCACGCTTTCGCCCGATACGCTCGGCGACACCACGCGGGTCATCCATTTCGGCGACCACGTGGCCTTCGATGTCGAGGCCTGGTTCGGGGGCGGGGGAGAGGACTAG
- a CDS encoding VOC family protein — translation MHVSHLDHFVLTVADIERSCDFYERVLGMRRSLFGEGRTALHFGNQKINLHPADNLPDPNVRHATPGSADLCFVTTTPMDAVVRHLEDEGVAIITGPAERAGARADLVSVYFHDPDENLVEVANEQARAR, via the coding sequence ATCCACGTCTCCCATCTGGACCATTTCGTCCTGACCGTCGCCGACATCGAGCGGAGCTGCGATTTCTATGAGCGGGTGCTGGGCATGCGGCGCTCGCTGTTCGGTGAGGGACGGACGGCGCTGCATTTCGGTAACCAGAAAATCAACCTGCATCCGGCCGACAACTTGCCGGACCCGAATGTGCGCCACGCGACGCCGGGGTCGGCCGATCTCTGCTTCGTCACCACCACGCCCATGGATGCGGTGGTCAGGCACCTGGAGGACGAAGGCGTGGCGATTATCACCGGCCCGGCGGAGCGCGCGGGCGCGCGGGCCGATCTGGTCAGCGTCTATTTCCACGACCCGGACGAAAACCTGGTTGAGGTGGCGAACGAGCAGGCGCGGGCGCGCTGA
- a CDS encoding MarC family protein yields the protein MDWTALTKEFVTLIVVIDPVGSIPVYLFAVQHVPRRLHRRFALRAVAIAALVLLAFLAGGQFLLETVGLRLGSFQIAGGLILFLFAMTMIFGDSKPAREIEEAGRDHLAGAVFPLAMPSIASPGAMLAIVILTDNHTESIADQAVTAGLLLLVLLLTLVLLLAASVVHRLIGNTGASVISRVMGIVLATIAVDSVLAGLDTLGVLDIAPPGIQAPLTLPAPG from the coding sequence ATGGATTGGACCGCCCTGACCAAGGAGTTCGTAACCCTCATTGTCGTGATCGATCCGGTGGGTTCGATCCCGGTCTATCTGTTTGCCGTCCAGCACGTGCCGCGCCGATTGCACCGCCGCTTCGCGCTGCGCGCCGTTGCCATTGCCGCGCTCGTGTTGCTCGCCTTCCTCGCGGGTGGGCAATTTCTGTTGGAGACCGTGGGGCTTCGCCTCGGTTCGTTCCAGATTGCCGGCGGGTTGATCCTGTTCCTCTTTGCGATGACGATGATTTTCGGGGACTCCAAGCCGGCCCGCGAGATCGAGGAGGCGGGGCGGGATCATCTGGCGGGCGCAGTGTTTCCGCTGGCCATGCCGTCCATCGCCTCGCCCGGCGCCATGCTGGCGATCGTGATCCTGACCGACAATCACACGGAATCGATCGCCGACCAGGCCGTTACGGCCGGCCTGCTGCTGCTTGTTCTGCTCCTGACCCTGGTGTTGTTGCTGGCCGCGAGCGTCGTTCACAGGCTCATCGGCAATACCGGCGCGAGTGTCATCAGCCGGGTGATGGGGATCGTACTGGCCACCATCGCCGTCGACTCGGTGCTGGCGGGCCTCGACACACTCGGGGTGTTGGATATTGCCCCGCCCGGCATCCAGGCCCCGTTGACGCTACCGGCGCCCGGTTGA
- a CDS encoding MFS transporter, producing the protein MSTATSPIDGPYAWFRLAVTVLLGTIGSIGMWVAVVVLPAAQADFGVDRAGASLPYAATMVGFGLGNIIIGRFADRLGITWPVIIAALGLGAGFGLAAQVEAIWQLTVLQGALIGVGTGAGFGPLIADLSHWFRKRRGLAVAFAASGNYLAGVVWPTLIQGIVATDGWRTAYEYIAILCVATMIPLALLLRRKLPPALGADGRPAPPEPLRQTPFSPRALQWLLALAGIGCCVAMSMPQVHIVSYCVDLGYGATVGAEMVALMSAGGVASRLFSGFLADYIGGIRTLLMGSVLQCAALFFFLPFDGLMSLYAISALFGLSQGGIVPSYAIVVREYMPAREAGSRIGIIVAATIFGMALGGWMSGEIYDLTGSYQLAFVNGIAWNVMNMAIVLSILWRTREPRAPRPALA; encoded by the coding sequence ATGTCCACCGCCACCTCGCCCATCGACGGGCCTTATGCTTGGTTTCGCCTGGCCGTTACCGTGCTGCTCGGCACCATCGGCAGCATCGGCATGTGGGTGGCCGTGGTCGTGCTGCCGGCCGCCCAGGCGGATTTCGGCGTCGACCGGGCCGGAGCCTCGCTGCCCTATGCCGCGACCATGGTCGGCTTCGGCCTCGGCAATATCATCATCGGCCGGTTCGCCGACCGCCTGGGGATCACGTGGCCGGTGATCATTGCGGCGTTGGGATTGGGCGCCGGCTTCGGCCTGGCGGCCCAGGTGGAGGCGATCTGGCAACTCACCGTGCTGCAAGGCGCCCTGATCGGCGTCGGCACCGGCGCAGGGTTCGGCCCGTTGATCGCCGACCTCTCGCACTGGTTCCGCAAGCGCCGCGGACTGGCCGTCGCCTTTGCCGCGTCCGGCAATTATCTGGCGGGTGTGGTCTGGCCGACGCTCATCCAGGGCATTGTCGCCACCGACGGCTGGCGCACGGCCTATGAGTATATCGCCATTCTCTGCGTCGCCACCATGATCCCGCTGGCGCTGCTGTTGCGCCGCAAGCTGCCGCCGGCCCTGGGGGCGGACGGCCGTCCGGCCCCGCCGGAGCCATTGCGGCAGACACCGTTCTCGCCGCGGGCCTTGCAATGGCTGTTGGCGCTGGCCGGCATTGGCTGTTGCGTCGCCATGTCGATGCCGCAGGTGCACATCGTCTCCTACTGCGTCGATCTCGGTTACGGGGCGACGGTAGGGGCGGAGATGGTGGCGCTGATGTCCGCGGGCGGCGTGGCGAGCCGCCTGTTCAGCGGCTTCCTGGCCGACTATATCGGCGGCATTCGAACCCTGCTGATGGGCTCGGTGCTGCAATGCGCGGCGCTGTTTTTCTTCCTGCCGTTCGACGGGCTCATGTCGCTCTATGCGATTTCGGCCCTGTTCGGCCTCAGCCAGGGTGGGATCGTGCCCAGCTATGCCATCGTCGTGCGGGAATACATGCCGGCGCGGGAGGCGGGCTCACGCATCGGCATCATCGTCGCGGCCACGATTTTCGGCATGGCGCTGGGTGGCTGGATGAGCGGCGAGATCTACGACCTCACCGGCTCCTACCAGCTGGCCTTCGTAAACGGCATCGCCTGGAACGTGATGAATATGGCGATTGTCCTGTCCATCCTCTGGCGCACGCGGGAGCCACGCGCACCGAGGCCGGCGCTGGCGTGA